One window of the Anaeromyxobacter dehalogenans 2CP-C genome contains the following:
- a CDS encoding TraR/DksA family transcriptional regulator: protein MNAKERAAHRLALERLRAQLVQAGPARIEPNRRDPASTGVSDEDAQALSEMLQVLASQRNKGQAELVGRIDRALAKLANRPDDFGLCESCEEEIAPRRLALMPYAALCPECQARSEPRRNATRKNLTDFS, encoded by the coding sequence ATGAACGCGAAGGAGCGCGCCGCCCACCGGCTCGCCCTGGAGCGGCTGCGCGCGCAGCTCGTCCAGGCGGGCCCCGCCCGCATCGAGCCGAACCGCCGGGACCCGGCCAGCACCGGCGTCTCCGACGAGGACGCGCAGGCGCTCTCCGAGATGCTCCAGGTGCTCGCCTCGCAGCGCAACAAGGGGCAGGCCGAGCTGGTCGGGCGCATCGACCGGGCGCTGGCGAAGCTGGCGAACCGCCCGGACGACTTCGGCCTGTGCGAGTCGTGCGAGGAGGAGATCGCGCCCCGCCGGCTCGCGCTCATGCCCTACGCGGCGCTCTGCCCGGAGTGCCAGGCGCGCTCCGAGCCGCGCCGCAACGCGACGCGCAAGAACCTCACCGACTTCAGCTGA
- the gloA gene encoding lactoylglutathione lyase — protein MRILHTMLRVGDLERSLAFYTGVLGMTLLRRQEYPDGRFTLAFVGYGPESEQTVIELTHNWDTPRYDLGTGFGHVALEVPDAYAACAEIKARGGRVVREAGPMKHGTTVIAFVEDPDGYKIELIQRGS, from the coding sequence GTGCGCATCCTCCACACCATGCTCCGCGTCGGCGACCTGGAGCGGTCGCTCGCCTTCTACACCGGCGTCCTCGGCATGACGCTGCTCCGCCGCCAGGAGTACCCCGACGGCCGGTTCACGCTCGCGTTCGTGGGCTACGGGCCCGAGTCCGAGCAGACCGTCATCGAGCTGACGCACAACTGGGACACGCCGCGCTACGACCTCGGCACCGGGTTCGGCCACGTGGCGCTGGAGGTGCCGGACGCCTACGCCGCCTGCGCCGAGATCAAGGCGCGCGGCGGGCGGGTGGTGCGCGAGGCCGGCCCGATGAAGCACGGGACGACCGTGATCGCGTTCGTCGAGGATCCCGACGGCTACAAGATCGAGCTCATCCAGCGCGGGAGCTAG